From one candidate division WOR-3 bacterium genomic stretch:
- a CDS encoding sugar ABC transporter permease, translating to MSQRQDRSGYLFILPALAVIIVFRFYPILQAIRMSFFKWGMAGPLQVVGLKNFSRLLADTKFYQSLGNTFWYLIFVVPLTIVLSVLFAQMLNQKISGRGIYRTIYYLPVVTSIVAVSVVWKWIFNPDRGILNAMFSFFGAEGLKWLNDARGIFEIILAPLNLAPSGFLSGPSIALCALIIMAVWHNIGYCVIIALAGLQNVPEQYYEAAKIDGAGNWRIFRYVTLPLISPTIFYLIITQSIFAFNTFTPVYVMTQPPGGPLGTTKLVVFYLYEQAFKLWNLGYANAIAFVIFIIIFLLTQFQKKFIERRVHYE from the coding sequence ATGAGCCAGAGGCAGGACCGCAGCGGCTATCTTTTCATCCTCCCGGCACTTGCTGTGATCATTGTCTTCCGTTTCTATCCGATCCTACAAGCCATACGAATGAGTTTCTTCAAGTGGGGAATGGCGGGTCCTCTTCAGGTCGTCGGACTCAAGAATTTCAGCCGGCTTCTGGCAGACACGAAATTCTATCAGTCACTCGGGAATACTTTCTGGTACTTGATATTTGTGGTACCGCTGACAATCGTATTATCGGTTCTCTTTGCCCAGATGCTTAATCAAAAGATATCGGGGCGGGGAATATATCGAACGATATATTACTTACCAGTAGTCACATCGATCGTTGCTGTTTCCGTCGTATGGAAATGGATCTTCAATCCAGACCGCGGCATACTCAACGCAATGTTCTCTTTTTTCGGAGCCGAGGGATTGAAGTGGCTGAATGATGCGCGTGGTATTTTTGAGATCATCCTGGCGCCCCTGAATCTCGCGCCATCCGGCTTTCTCTCTGGTCCCTCGATCGCACTTTGCGCATTGATCATAATGGCGGTATGGCACAACATTGGCTACTGTGTTATCATTGCGCTGGCGGGACTGCAGAACGTTCCTGAACAGTATTACGAGGCGGCGAAGATAGACGGAGCGGGTAACTGGAGAATCTTTCGTTATGTTACACTACCACTGATCTCACCGACAATTTTCTACCTAATAATCACTCAGTCGATCTTCGCCTTCAATACCTTCACCCCGGTCTATGTCATGACACAACCACCGGGCGGTCCTCTGGGTACGACAAAACTTGTTGTCTTCTATTTGTACGAACAAGCGTTCAAGTTATGGAACCTTGGATATGCAAATGCCATCGCATTCGTCATCTTCATAATCATTTTTCTGCTCACGCAGTTCCAGAAGAAGTTCATAGAAAGACGCGTGCACTATGAATAA
- a CDS encoding AAA family ATPase — MAKGLELKPAQLRWQCDAKLLKFRHLKEVSSCEWIIGQPRAIDAIKLGLNVKYPGYNIFITGPVGTGRTTAITKLLDDLKVKGELKDLLYVNNFKNPDMPKLIELPGGMGKKFKQALERLIRGLKTNIPDVFDSEEYQKRKQKIIEKYGNKHRALLKEFEQEVEKQGLKLTTIQMGPYVRPAIVPMIEGKPTSLEETEKLIKDGKISEEEYKQIIDKIRTLEVDMAKIYSQIKDIQEVANGELEKLNEWMVKPVVANLVDDIKRKFPGDKIADYLVDVLDAIMSNLERFLKKDNKEDEFREYNANVIVDNSEIKDVPIIFETNPNYKNLFGTIERQTVLPGVMTSDFLNIKAGSLLRANGGYLIVNAFDALIEPGVWQALKRTLRNGVIDIQVFDPFYMFNTSALKPEPITIDVKVVMIGSQMLYYLLLHQDEDFKKIFKVKADFDVVMDKNTRNINEYASFVKSICDGESLLPFSKEAIAEIVEYSVRVAGRKNKLSTRFNIIADTIRESDYWARQANKKDVRGEDVEKAIHCWRKRMNMYEDKLQEMIDNDILMIATKGQAVGQLNGLSIYQLGNYTFGRPVRITAKTSLGKAGIINIEREANLGGRTYNKGVLILSGFLRSRYAQDQPMAIDATLGFEQSYSEVDGDSASSAEVYVILSALADVPLKQALAVTGSVNQNGEVQAIGGVNEKIEGFYEVCKAKGLTGKQGVIIPHANVEDLMLKQEIVDAVTSKKFHIYAVKTIDEGIELLTGIKAGKRLKTGFEKNSINFRVAQRLVGYANKMKVFATPEK; from the coding sequence ATGGCCAAAGGTTTGGAGTTAAAACCAGCCCAACTGCGCTGGCAATGCGACGCAAAATTGCTCAAATTCAGGCACTTGAAAGAAGTCAGTTCCTGCGAATGGATCATCGGACAGCCAAGGGCGATCGATGCTATCAAGCTCGGACTCAACGTGAAATATCCGGGGTATAACATATTCATCACGGGACCCGTAGGAACCGGCCGCACCACCGCGATCACCAAGCTGCTGGATGATCTGAAAGTCAAGGGAGAACTCAAAGATTTGCTCTATGTCAATAATTTCAAAAACCCGGACATGCCGAAGCTCATCGAGCTGCCAGGCGGCATGGGTAAAAAATTCAAGCAGGCGCTTGAAAGACTCATCCGCGGCTTAAAGACAAACATCCCGGATGTATTCGACAGCGAAGAATACCAAAAGAGAAAACAAAAGATAATTGAGAAATACGGCAATAAACATCGCGCATTACTCAAGGAATTTGAGCAGGAAGTCGAAAAACAGGGTTTGAAGCTAACAACGATACAGATGGGGCCCTATGTGCGCCCGGCAATTGTACCGATGATCGAAGGCAAACCAACCAGCCTCGAGGAAACAGAAAAATTGATAAAGGATGGTAAGATATCCGAAGAAGAGTATAAGCAGATCATCGACAAGATCCGTACCCTGGAAGTCGACATGGCCAAGATCTACAGTCAGATAAAAGATATCCAGGAAGTTGCCAATGGTGAACTGGAGAAACTCAACGAGTGGATGGTCAAACCCGTCGTGGCTAATCTTGTCGACGATATCAAGAGAAAGTTCCCGGGTGACAAAATCGCTGATTATCTCGTTGATGTGCTTGACGCGATAATGTCCAACCTGGAAAGATTTCTCAAAAAAGATAACAAGGAAGACGAATTCAGGGAGTACAATGCAAATGTCATCGTCGATAATTCAGAGATCAAGGATGTACCGATCATCTTCGAAACGAATCCTAATTATAAGAATCTGTTTGGCACCATTGAACGACAGACGGTATTGCCCGGTGTCATGACTAGCGACTTTCTTAACATCAAAGCCGGCTCACTGCTCCGCGCCAATGGCGGCTATCTGATAGTCAACGCGTTTGACGCGTTGATCGAGCCCGGTGTCTGGCAGGCATTAAAGAGAACCCTGCGCAACGGTGTTATAGATATCCAGGTATTTGATCCCTTCTATATGTTCAACACCTCTGCGTTGAAACCCGAACCAATTACGATAGACGTGAAAGTCGTCATGATCGGCAGCCAAATGCTCTACTACCTGCTCCTGCACCAGGATGAAGATTTCAAAAAAATCTTTAAAGTGAAAGCCGATTTCGACGTCGTAATGGACAAGAATACAAGAAACATCAACGAGTATGCATCTTTTGTCAAATCGATATGCGATGGTGAATCACTGCTGCCATTCTCCAAAGAAGCAATCGCCGAGATCGTTGAATATAGCGTCCGCGTGGCGGGACGGAAAAACAAACTCAGCACAAGGTTCAATATCATCGCCGATACGATCAGAGAATCGGATTACTGGGCGCGGCAGGCCAACAAAAAAGACGTGCGCGGCGAAGACGTCGAGAAGGCAATTCACTGCTGGCGCAAGCGTATGAACATGTATGAGGACAAGCTCCAGGAGATGATCGACAACGACATCCTGATGATTGCCACTAAAGGCCAAGCAGTCGGACAGTTAAATGGCCTCTCGATATATCAATTGGGCAACTATACGTTCGGACGGCCCGTGCGTATCACAGCCAAGACATCGCTCGGAAAGGCAGGCATAATAAACATCGAGCGTGAAGCGAACCTGGGCGGCCGGACATACAACAAAGGTGTTCTGATACTGAGCGGTTTCTTGAGATCACGTTATGCACAAGACCAACCGATGGCGATAGATGCTACGCTTGGCTTCGAGCAATCATACAGTGAGGTTGATGGCGACTCAGCATCAAGCGCCGAAGTCTATGTAATACTCTCCGCGCTCGCCGACGTGCCACTCAAGCAGGCACTGGCAGTCACAGGGTCGGTCAATCAGAATGGTGAGGTTCAGGCGATTGGCGGAGTGAACGAGAAGATCGAAGGTTTTTATGAGGTGTGCAAAGCCAAAGGGCTGACGGGTAAACAAGGAGTAATCATTCCCCACGCGAATGTCGAGGACCTGATGTTAAAACAAGAGATCGTGGATGCCGTAACCTCAAAGAAATTCCACATCTACGCGGTGAAGACGATTGATGAAGGCATCGAACTCCTCACCGGGATAAAGGCCGGCAAAAGGTTGAAAACAGGTTTTGAGAAAAACAGCATCAACTTCCGCGTCGCACAGCGGCTCGTCGGATATGCCAACAAGATGAAGGTGTTTGCGACACCAGAGAAGTAA
- a CDS encoding putative glycoside hydrolase: MNLCALLVLLANCYLAPDSIIRGIYINPYQANKNEYWEEVFSMADSGLINAVVVDFKSDYGFLTYGSELELAEKINAIKTHFNITSLVENTAKHNLKLIARIVCFRDNYLARHKKLGIRNDSGKIWVDKKNMAWTNPYQQEVHDYLLAITKEIVAHGVKAVAFDYVRFPTDGDVARIRLTKVKGSRVDAIAGFLEKARQEVEAEIGICVFGFSVWHPLRTEGQDIERLDEFVDVLYPMLYPSHFGRDFKNEETENWRNYWIYFDSVREAFERLSRSVRVIPFVQGFEYRAKNYDAGYVFSQLNGVLSARGDGFIIWNARSDYSICWRALEWARNSTLMRYAQTCRDIRMRAKAR; the protein is encoded by the coding sequence ATGAACCTCTGTGCACTACTTGTCCTCTTGGCGAATTGCTACCTCGCGCCTGATAGTATCATCCGAGGCATTTACATAAATCCCTATCAGGCGAATAAGAACGAATACTGGGAAGAAGTCTTCAGCATGGCGGACTCCGGTCTGATAAATGCAGTTGTCGTGGATTTCAAAAGCGACTACGGATTCCTCACCTATGGTTCCGAACTTGAATTAGCCGAGAAAATCAATGCGATAAAGACGCACTTTAACATAACCAGTCTCGTGGAAAACACCGCAAAACATAACCTGAAGCTGATCGCGCGAATCGTCTGTTTCCGCGATAATTACCTCGCCCGTCACAAGAAGCTCGGGATCAGAAACGACAGCGGCAAGATATGGGTCGACAAGAAAAATATGGCCTGGACAAATCCTTATCAGCAAGAGGTGCATGATTACCTGCTCGCTATCACAAAAGAGATCGTTGCGCATGGAGTGAAGGCTGTGGCGTTCGATTACGTACGCTTCCCAACTGATGGCGATGTTGCCCGCATAAGACTCACGAAAGTCAAGGGATCGCGGGTCGACGCAATCGCTGGGTTTCTGGAAAAAGCCAGGCAAGAAGTTGAGGCTGAAATCGGCATATGTGTCTTTGGGTTTTCAGTGTGGCACCCTCTCCGTACCGAAGGTCAGGACATTGAAAGACTCGATGAATTCGTCGATGTACTGTACCCCATGCTATACCCTTCTCACTTCGGCAGGGATTTCAAGAATGAAGAAACCGAGAACTGGCGTAACTACTGGATCTACTTCGACTCGGTGCGTGAAGCTTTCGAACGACTGTCCAGATCGGTCAGGGTCATCCCATTTGTACAGGGTTTTGAATACCGGGCAAAGAACTATGACGCAGGATATGTCTTCAGTCAGTTAAACGGAGTGCTGTCTGCACGCGGCGATGGATTTATTATCTGGAACGCCCGTTCTGATTATTCTATCTGCTGGCGCGCCCTCGAATGGGCACGTAATTCAACCCTAATGCGATACGCTCAGACGTGCCGAGATATCCGTATGAGAGCAAAAGCGCGCTGA
- the fbp gene encoding fructose-1,6-bisphosphate aldolase/phosphatase, with protein MMEKITISVIKADIGGYVGHSSMHPNILTNAMQSLEKAKGKGMIVDFHVTHCGDDLDLIITHRLGDNAGDIHKLAWDIFCDCTEIAKELKLYGAGQDLLSDAFAGNVKGMGPGVAEMTIEERKSEPVIIFAADKTSPGSWNFPLYKMFADPFNTIGLVIDPSMHDGFSFDVLDIFDNKTVTLNCPEDMYDLLVLIGASEHYIIKGIHKKSGEIAAATSTQKVNLLAGRYVGKDDPVMIVRCQSGLPAVGEVLEPFSMSYMVTGWMRGSHWGPFMPVSVADAHPTRFDGPPRVIALGFQLCNGKLIGPRDMFADISYDLARKEANEIANYIRRHGPFEPQRLPLSDMEYTTLPQVLEKLKGKFK; from the coding sequence ATAATGGAAAAAATCACAATTAGTGTAATTAAGGCTGACATCGGCGGTTATGTGGGGCATTCCAGTATGCATCCCAATATCCTGACCAATGCCATGCAATCACTCGAGAAGGCAAAGGGCAAAGGCATGATCGTAGATTTTCACGTCACGCATTGCGGTGATGACCTCGATTTGATAATCACGCACCGGCTCGGTGATAATGCTGGTGACATTCACAAACTGGCCTGGGATATTTTCTGTGATTGTACCGAAATCGCCAAGGAATTGAAGCTTTACGGAGCGGGTCAGGACCTGCTCTCTGATGCGTTCGCCGGTAATGTGAAAGGCATGGGCCCGGGCGTGGCGGAGATGACCATTGAAGAGAGAAAGAGCGAACCCGTGATCATCTTTGCCGCGGACAAAACATCGCCCGGTTCGTGGAATTTCCCGCTCTACAAGATGTTTGCCGATCCATTCAACACGATCGGCTTGGTGATCGACCCATCAATGCACGACGGTTTCAGTTTCGATGTACTCGATATTTTCGATAACAAAACGGTCACGCTCAATTGTCCAGAGGACATGTATGATCTGCTGGTTCTCATCGGCGCCTCTGAGCATTACATTATCAAGGGAATACACAAGAAGAGCGGTGAGATTGCAGCTGCGACGTCAACCCAAAAAGTGAATCTCCTGGCCGGAAGATATGTCGGCAAGGACGATCCGGTGATGATTGTACGTTGTCAGAGCGGGTTGCCGGCGGTCGGTGAGGTGCTGGAGCCATTTTCGATGTCCTATATGGTGACCGGTTGGATGCGGGGTTCGCATTGGGGACCATTCATGCCCGTCTCGGTCGCAGATGCTCACCCAACGCGTTTCGACGGTCCGCCGCGTGTGATCGCCCTTGGTTTCCAGCTGTGTAATGGAAAGCTCATCGGGCCACGGGATATGTTTGCGGATATTAGTTATGATCTCGCGAGGAAAGAGGCTAATGAGATCGCTAATTACATAAGACGGCACGGGCCGTTTGAACCACAGCGTCTTCCATTATCGGATATGGAATACACTACGTTGCCTCAGGTGCTCGAGAAACTGAAGGGCAAGTTCAAGTAA
- a CDS encoding carbohydrate ABC transporter permease, producing the protein MNKKIGVHALLALGAFWMLLPFFWMFSTSLKTQMESLRFPPTIFPAALMFSNYLEAFRQVDFSRYFLNTIIMTAGTTLLVFITSTLAAYAFARLKFWGRDSLFTLFLAMMMIPVPVYLAPSYVILSRFGWIDTFMALIIPWSVNVFAIFLLRQHFRMLPQELFDAARIDGLNHLQILRRIVLPLSKAILITIGIFQIVSNWNAFLWPLIVTHSDSMRTIQTGLAYFSQAESTNYPLLCAASTFTTAPLIIMYFFVQKQIMESYSRTGIKE; encoded by the coding sequence ATGAATAAAAAAATCGGCGTCCATGCACTGCTCGCCCTCGGTGCATTCTGGATGCTGCTACCCTTTTTCTGGATGTTTTCCACTTCGCTCAAGACCCAAATGGAATCATTGCGTTTTCCGCCGACGATCTTTCCGGCCGCGCTGATGTTTTCGAACTATCTGGAAGCTTTCAGACAGGTCGATTTTTCAAGATATTTCCTGAATACAATAATAATGACAGCAGGAACGACCCTGCTGGTCTTCATCACCTCGACCCTAGCTGCATATGCCTTTGCCAGACTGAAATTCTGGGGGCGCGATTCTCTCTTCACGCTCTTCCTGGCGATGATGATGATACCGGTGCCTGTCTATCTCGCGCCATCGTATGTGATACTGAGCCGGTTCGGCTGGATCGATACTTTCATGGCTCTGATCATCCCATGGAGCGTAAATGTTTTTGCCATTTTTTTACTCAGGCAGCATTTCAGGATGTTACCTCAAGAACTGTTCGATGCAGCAAGAATCGACGGGCTTAATCACCTGCAGATCCTCAGACGCATAGTTTTACCATTATCCAAGGCGATCCTCATCACCATTGGCATCTTTCAGATCGTATCGAACTGGAATGCCTTCTTGTGGCCTTTGATCGTAACCCACTCTGACTCCATGCGGACAATACAAACCGGACTCGCTTACTTCTCCCAGGCGGAATCAACAAATTACCCGTTACTCTGCGCAGCTTCGACTTTCACTACGGCGCCGCTCATCATCATGTATTTCTTCGTACAAAAGCAGATAATGGAATCATACTCACGGACCGGAATAAAGGAATAG
- a CDS encoding endonuclease III domain-containing protein: MPQANTNLSNTAFLKIYKTLYKTFGPQHWWPGETPFEIIVGAILTQNTNWHNASRAIENIKMAGLLDPKKLLKERRRIPCLIKTSGFYRMKSRYLRAFLEHYVSNYDGKVERMAEKDTHAIRRELLTIQGIGPETADVILLYALGKRIFVVDGYTKRIFSRHGMVEPDVSYGALQDKIENNLPKSTRLYNEFHALLVRVGKEYCRKNEPLCTTCPLGELLPRA; encoded by the coding sequence ATGCCACAAGCGAATACGAACTTATCGAATACAGCATTCCTTAAGATCTACAAAACGCTATACAAAACATTCGGCCCACAACACTGGTGGCCGGGGGAAACGCCGTTCGAGATAATCGTCGGCGCGATACTCACCCAGAATACGAACTGGCACAATGCAAGCAGGGCAATAGAAAACATAAAGATGGCAGGCCTCCTCGATCCAAAGAAACTGCTTAAGGAACGTCGCAGAATCCCTTGTCTAATAAAGACTTCGGGTTTTTACCGCATGAAATCAAGATATCTACGTGCATTCCTTGAACACTATGTGTCCAACTATGATGGCAAGGTCGAAAGGATGGCGGAAAAGGATACGCATGCCATCAGGCGTGAATTATTGACCATCCAGGGAATCGGCCCCGAAACTGCCGACGTAATACTACTCTATGCGCTGGGCAAAAGGATTTTTGTCGTCGACGGCTATACGAAAAGGATATTCTCGCGGCACGGAATGGTCGAACCGGATGTATCGTACGGAGCGTTGCAGGATAAAATCGAGAATAATCTGCCAAAAAGTACCCGCCTATACAATGAGTTTCACGCCCTGCTTGTAAGAGTAGGAAAGGAATATTGCAGAAAAAATGAACCTCTGTGCACTACTTGTCCTCTTGGCGAATTGCTACCTCGCGCCTGA
- a CDS encoding PorV/PorQ family protein: protein MFYITLLLISQIFDPSATGYTFMKIGVGVRPVAMGNAFSALSDDENAVFWNPAGLGMVNTYHLAGMFMNHVTYLNYYNLTSAIPADVVGTVGIGISYLGASDTEYSERGENLGDFTNSDMLLNIGYGRSFGKHNVISVGGAVKVVRSQLYSFSSYGLLLDAGLIYNPVKYLYLGTVLKNVGTRRRFIDMWEYPPVNFRQGVAIKLPISANQLALSCEYSYFPDSKSTFSVGGEIVIHDPRILGSSSGRRISGFAIMGGYQYGYGEGTFSGFSAGFSLEIVVSPGIYLDVSALLLSYGYLGTSERIALGLNYVPIRGRASR, encoded by the coding sequence ATGTTTTACATTACGCTCCTGCTTATATCACAGATATTTGATCCGAGCGCTACCGGCTATACCTTCATGAAAATAGGGGTTGGTGTGAGGCCGGTTGCCATGGGAAATGCCTTTTCTGCTTTGAGCGATGACGAAAATGCGGTTTTCTGGAATCCCGCCGGCCTGGGGATGGTGAATACCTACCATTTGGCAGGCATGTTCATGAACCACGTGACCTACCTGAATTATTATAACCTGACCTCGGCAATACCTGCTGACGTCGTGGGTACCGTGGGTATCGGGATATCATATCTGGGTGCAAGCGATACTGAATACTCGGAACGCGGTGAGAATTTGGGTGATTTTACCAATTCAGATATGCTCCTGAACATCGGCTACGGGCGTTCATTCGGGAAGCACAATGTGATAAGTGTCGGTGGTGCGGTCAAAGTCGTACGGAGCCAGTTATACAGCTTCAGCTCATACGGATTGCTCCTTGACGCCGGGCTGATTTATAATCCTGTGAAGTACCTATATCTGGGAACCGTTCTCAAGAATGTAGGCACAAGACGTCGCTTCATTGATATGTGGGAGTATCCACCCGTAAACTTTCGGCAGGGTGTTGCCATAAAACTACCAATAAGCGCAAACCAATTAGCATTGAGCTGCGAGTATTCATACTTTCCAGATTCCAAATCGACCTTTTCAGTGGGTGGAGAAATAGTCATCCATGATCCGAGGATCCTGGGTTCATCGAGCGGGAGAAGGATCTCCGGGTTCGCGATAATGGGCGGCTATCAGTATGGCTACGGTGAGGGGACTTTTTCTGGATTTTCGGCGGGATTTTCTCTCGAGATCGTAGTGAGCCCGGGTATTTATCTGGATGTCAGCGCGCTTTTGCTCTCATACGGATATCTCGGCACGTCTGAGCGTATCGCATTAGGGTTGAATTACGTGCCCATTCGAGGGCGCGCCAGCAGATAG
- a CDS encoding T9SS type A sorting domain-containing protein, whose amino-acid sequence MKNLLNTCVILLCIVSISAAFANPYSKADHDQSRPVIKTNSEMVRYRPALRQNEVLFVEDKAGTFGPATSPDPLWDSLLTELIGTGNYGWFTTLDPDSNGPDLATMEQYELVIWNNYDYWWGPPTYPATLTTTDQLNVSDLLFNGGKCWLIGQDALWSGVPLSWMNTHFHLQSAIQDYNYSVDSAHVEGQNEIAGFNMTVISDYVDNPLFSDDLTPDPAFAHSVLEDIDSAAVVGIFYPGQMDWQSAFWSIDLRDASFTYWPAITAMVGGMFTAFELTGINETPAENPVRVLQLNVSPDPFVRVTSISFEVPVASHVTVNIYNNVGQHITTLMDGYQSAGSQSITWDRNDARGADVPNGVYFVRLTCDDLVSTANVVVTR is encoded by the coding sequence ATGAAAAATCTGTTAAACACGTGTGTGATACTACTGTGCATCGTGTCCATATCGGCAGCGTTTGCCAATCCATATTCTAAAGCGGATCACGATCAGAGCCGACCGGTAATAAAAACGAACAGCGAAATGGTCAGATATCGTCCGGCGCTGCGGCAGAACGAAGTATTGTTCGTCGAAGATAAAGCCGGCACATTCGGACCTGCCACGTCACCAGACCCTCTCTGGGATAGTCTGCTTACCGAACTCATCGGAACGGGCAACTACGGTTGGTTCACGACCCTGGATCCCGATTCGAACGGGCCGGATCTGGCGACAATGGAACAATACGAATTGGTCATCTGGAATAACTATGATTACTGGTGGGGACCGCCCACTTATCCTGCCACGCTTACTACGACCGACCAGCTGAATGTCAGCGATCTTCTCTTCAACGGCGGAAAGTGCTGGTTGATCGGGCAGGATGCTTTATGGAGTGGCGTTCCACTTTCCTGGATGAACACCCATTTCCACCTCCAGAGCGCAATACAGGACTATAATTACAGCGTTGACTCCGCGCATGTAGAGGGGCAGAATGAAATCGCCGGATTCAACATGACCGTAATTTCTGACTACGTTGATAATCCCCTTTTCAGCGATGACCTGACACCAGATCCAGCTTTTGCGCACTCGGTACTGGAAGACATCGACAGTGCTGCGGTCGTCGGTATCTTCTACCCCGGACAGATGGATTGGCAGAGTGCGTTCTGGTCAATTGATCTGAGAGATGCATCATTCACCTACTGGCCAGCGATCACCGCAATGGTGGGCGGCATGTTCACCGCATTCGAACTAACCGGGATCAACGAAACACCGGCAGAGAATCCTGTGCGGGTGCTGCAGCTCAATGTCAGCCCGGATCCATTCGTCCGCGTTACATCGATCAGCTTTGAGGTTCCGGTCGCATCGCATGTTACTGTGAACATATACAACAATGTAGGTCAACACATCACTACACTCATGGATGGCTATCAGAGTGCGGGTTCCCAAAGCATCACTTGGGATAGAAATGATGCACGTGGGGCCGACGTTCCAAATGGTGTGTATTTCGTAAGACTTACGTGCGATGATCTCGTGAGCACTGCGAATGTTGTTGTTACACGCTAA
- a CDS encoding zinc-dependent alcohol dehydrogenase family protein, translating into MKAIVLEKQDLLERVPLQLKEIPLPEPGPHEVRIKVSVCGVCRTDLHIVEGELPAHKLPLVPGHQIVGIVEGLGRGVRRWQGGERVGVPWLYKTCGKCKYCLNGKENLCENAAFTGYDADGGFAEYTIAGEDFLYLLPKNYDDLEAAPLLCAGVIGYQALRATGLKDHGKLGLFGFGSSAHIVIQIAVHRGLEVYVVSRTDKELTLAKELGASWVGHVEDEMGVLLDAGIVFAPSGELLVESLKRLDRGGRIVSAGIYTTPLPGFDYSLIYPEKCLTSIAHTTRDNVLAFLDAASEFKIETQVNVFRLEDANTALLAIKNSSVSGSTVLKIT; encoded by the coding sequence GTGAAGGCGATCGTTCTTGAAAAACAGGATCTGCTCGAGCGTGTTCCACTGCAGCTGAAAGAGATTCCCCTACCTGAACCCGGCCCTCATGAAGTGCGCATCAAGGTCAGCGTATGCGGCGTTTGCCGTACTGACTTACATATCGTTGAAGGAGAACTGCCGGCGCACAAGCTGCCACTGGTTCCCGGGCACCAGATCGTCGGTATAGTCGAAGGATTAGGCAGGGGTGTGAGGCGGTGGCAAGGCGGTGAGAGGGTCGGTGTTCCCTGGTTGTACAAAACATGCGGTAAGTGTAAATACTGTCTGAACGGAAAGGAAAATTTGTGTGAGAATGCAGCTTTTACGGGTTATGACGCGGACGGCGGTTTTGCTGAGTACACGATAGCAGGGGAGGACTTTTTATATCTACTTCCAAAGAACTATGACGACCTTGAGGCTGCACCCCTGTTGTGCGCCGGTGTCATAGGCTACCAGGCACTCCGCGCTACTGGACTGAAGGATCATGGAAAATTAGGGCTTTTTGGCTTCGGATCATCGGCACACATCGTTATTCAGATTGCAGTGCATCGCGGGCTTGAAGTCTACGTAGTATCGAGAACCGACAAGGAGTTGACCCTGGCAAAGGAATTAGGCGCCAGTTGGGTCGGACATGTCGAGGATGAAATGGGTGTTCTGCTGGATGCTGGCATCGTTTTTGCACCAAGCGGCGAATTACTGGTTGAATCGCTGAAGAGATTGGACAGGGGTGGCAGGATAGTTTCTGCGGGCATCTACACAACGCCACTGCCCGGTTTCGATTATTCACTGATATATCCAGAGAAATGTCTGACGTCGATTGCCCACACGACACGGGATAATGTGTTAGCATTCCTCGATGCTGCTTCCGAGTTCAAGATCGAGACGCAGGTCAATGTTTTTAGATTGGAGGATGCTAACACGGCCCTCCTGGCGATAAAAAATTCAAGTGTTTCAGGATCGACCGTTCTGAAAATTACTTAG